From the Lathyrus oleraceus cultivar Zhongwan6 chromosome 4, CAAS_Psat_ZW6_1.0, whole genome shotgun sequence genome, one window contains:
- the LOC127075714 gene encoding E3 ubiquitin-protein ligase DIS1 — protein sequence MTLNNPLFDDTRGNRDVDPPQNEESTDVVELVNDPVQTASKPTGTVLSSVRELLECPVCLNAMYPPIHQCSNGHTICSGCKPRVHNRCPTCRHELGNIRCLALEKVAASFALPCKYKEFGCIGIYPYYNKPEHESQCSYKPYNCPYAGSECPVVGDISYLVNHLKEDHKVDMHNGSTFNHRYVKSNPQDVENATWMLTVFSCFGHFFCLHFEAFQLGMAHVYIAFLRFMGDDSEAKNYSYSLEVGGNGRKMVWQGVPRSIRESHRKIRDSFDGLIIQRNMALFFSGGDRNELKLRVTGRIWKEQ from the exons ATGACATTGAATAATCCACTCTTCGATGATACTCGGGGCAACAGAGATGTTGATCCTCCTCAAAATGAAGAGTCAACCGATGTTGTTGAATTGGTCAATGATCCTGTACAAACTGCTTCTAAACCTACCGGGACTGTTTTAAGCAGTGTCCGTGAGCTTCTAGAGTGTCCTGTATGCCTGAATGCCATGTACCCTCCAATTCATCAG TGTTCGAATGGTCACACTATATGCTCGGGTTGTAAACCGAGAGTACATAACCGGTGCCCTACTTGTAGGCATGAGCTGGGAAATATTAGATGTCTAGCACTGGAAAAGGTGGCTGCATCTTTTGCACTCCCTTGTAAATACAAAGAGTTTGGGTGCATTGGTATATATCCTTACTACAACAAGCCAGAACATGAATCACAATGTTCATATAAGCCCTATAACTGTCCATATGCTGGTTCAGAATGCCCGGTTGTGGGTGATATATCTTACCTGGTGAACCATTTGAAAGAAGATCACAAAGTGGACATGCACAATGGTAGCACTTTTAACCATCGATATGTCAAATCAAATCCTCAAGATGTCGAAAATGCCACATGGATGTTAACG GTTTTCAGCTGTTTTGGCCACTTCTTCTGTCTACACTTTGAAGCTTTTCAGCTTGGAATGGCTCATGTCTACATAGCCTTTTTGCGGTTTATGGGTGATGATAGCGAAGCGAAAAATTATAGCTACAGTCTAGAGGTAGGTGGAAATGGGAGAAAGATGGTTTGGCAGGGAGTACCAAGAAGCATAAGAGAGAGTCACCGCAAGATTCGCGACAGTTTTGACGGTCTCATTATTCAAAGGAACATGGCTCTCTTTTTTTCGGGCGGTGACCGGAATGAGTTGAAGCTGAGGGTCACTGGCAGGATTTGGAAAGAACAATGA